A window from Peromyscus eremicus chromosome 5, PerEre_H2_v1, whole genome shotgun sequence encodes these proteins:
- the C5H16orf95 gene encoding uncharacterized protein C16orf95 homolog isoform X2: MAVSRKGSFQTFGKEVCITGHSVYPGLCTVLQECTCCQCYARFGGHLPVPRADALLPYWVPLSLRPRKQVSKMMRCYVPRAIRSCRCPCHSFGGRLPMPRERAVMPYWVPQGLRSQKKVVKRLENVKGTPECSLDSSSCHGRWRVCGDQRLLLKWQQLQAPHQDELPQELRPQEGEPHAGRLGLFLPISFNLLTLLQAVLRAIMAIRLSASPCPGQRALSPGDSSQHLPFSWLSSHLFWD; this comes from the exons GAAGGGTTCATTTCAGACCTTTGGAAAGGAGGTGTGCATCACAGGTCACTCG GTGTACCCCGGACTCTGCACCGTCCTTCAGGAGTGTACATGTTGCCAATGCTATGCCAGGTTTGGGGGCCACTTGCCTGTGCCCCGGGCTGATGCACTGCTGCCCTACTGGGTCCCTCTGTCCCTGAGACCACGAAAGCAG GTCTCAAAGATGATGCGGTGTTATGTCCCCAGAGCCATAAGGTCGTGCCGTTGCCCCTGCCACAGCTTTGGGGGGCGCCTTCCGATGCCCAGGGAGAGGGCTGTCATGCCCTATTGGGTGCCCCAGGGGCTGAGGTCACAGAAGAAG GTGGTGAAGAGGTTGGAGAATGTTAAAGGCACTCCAG AGTGCTCCCTGGACTCAAGCAGCTGCCATGGCCGTTGGCGGGTTTGCGGGGACCAGCGTCTCCTCCTCAAGTGGCAGCAGCTCCAGGCCCCTCATCAGGATGAGCTGCCTCAGGAGCTCAGGCCTCAGGAGGGTGAGCCACATGCTGGCCGCTTGGGCCTCTTCCTGCCCATCAGCTTCAATCTCCTGACCCTGCTGCAGGCTGTCCTGAGGGCCATCATGGCCATTCG GCTCTCAGCAAGCCCATGCCCAGGACAGCGAGCGCTCAGCCCGGGGGACAGTTCCCAGCACTtgcctttctcttggctttctagCCATTTGTTCTGGGACTGA
- the C5H16orf95 gene encoding uncharacterized protein C16orf95 homolog isoform X5 — translation MIPVTLRGQGDRDRGASCTHRTIHRKWKGSFQTFGKEVCITGHSVYPGLCTVLQECTCCQCYARFGGHLPVPRADALLPYWVPLSLRPRKQVSKMMRCYVPRAIRSCRCPCHSFGGRLPMPRERAVMPYWVPQGLRSQKKVVKRLENVKGTPECSLDSSSCHGRWRVCGDQRLLLKWQQLQAPHQDELPQELRPQEGEPHAGRLGLFLPISFNLLTLLQAVLRAIMAIRLSASPCPGQRALSPGDSSQHLPFSWLSSHLFWD, via the exons GAAGGGTTCATTTCAGACCTTTGGAAAGGAGGTGTGCATCACAGGTCACTCG GTGTACCCCGGACTCTGCACCGTCCTTCAGGAGTGTACATGTTGCCAATGCTATGCCAGGTTTGGGGGCCACTTGCCTGTGCCCCGGGCTGATGCACTGCTGCCCTACTGGGTCCCTCTGTCCCTGAGACCACGAAAGCAG GTCTCAAAGATGATGCGGTGTTATGTCCCCAGAGCCATAAGGTCGTGCCGTTGCCCCTGCCACAGCTTTGGGGGGCGCCTTCCGATGCCCAGGGAGAGGGCTGTCATGCCCTATTGGGTGCCCCAGGGGCTGAGGTCACAGAAGAAG GTGGTGAAGAGGTTGGAGAATGTTAAAGGCACTCCAG AGTGCTCCCTGGACTCAAGCAGCTGCCATGGCCGTTGGCGGGTTTGCGGGGACCAGCGTCTCCTCCTCAAGTGGCAGCAGCTCCAGGCCCCTCATCAGGATGAGCTGCCTCAGGAGCTCAGGCCTCAGGAGGGTGAGCCACATGCTGGCCGCTTGGGCCTCTTCCTGCCCATCAGCTTCAATCTCCTGACCCTGCTGCAGGCTGTCCTGAGGGCCATCATGGCCATTCG GCTCTCAGCAAGCCCATGCCCAGGACAGCGAGCGCTCAGCCCGGGGGACAGTTCCCAGCACTtgcctttctcttggctttctagCCATTTGTTCTGGGACTGA